Genomic window (Arachis hypogaea cultivar Tifrunner chromosome 13, arahy.Tifrunner.gnm2.J5K5, whole genome shotgun sequence):
atacttttaaaaaatcacaaaaaatatatacttagaaaaaaataccaaattttaagaataataatatctcatttttttaattattcttgtaaaaaatcatatcaaaattcaatcttcaaggcatttttaaaaatatatatttactattgggtattattgttatgtttttaaattatttaaagatatttttatcgataataaaatttgaatgtatttttgtcagcgtttgaataattCAAGGACATTTTTGGTAGTTAACCCAAAATTTATTGTATGTTCGGAGGACAAATAAACACTCTTGTTTTGTCTTATTTATGTCaatttaatgttaatttttattttaggatttaagatttagtATTTTAAActttatgatttagaatttagaattttattttattaatatattagattcaaattaaaaaaattataaatttataatactaatataaaatcattaattaataaatattaattttttgagAACAAGAGTACATTTAGTTTGTGTTTTTatctttttagatattttttgtttttaaaattaaaaaaaataaaattaacatttcTATTtccatttcttattttttaacaaaaattaaaaaataaaaaataaaaaatattaaaaataaaaacaagaccCAGACCAAATAAACCCTGGGTAAATTCTCCCATGAAAGGCAAGGTGTAGCCACTAGCGACACGTGTGCAAGAGAAGGAGGCAGAGGAATTTGCAACGCGGTTGGACAAGCAACACATTACACCATACAAATCAGGGCTATCTAGCCTCATATCTCAAGTGTCATCTCATTAAAATATCAATTCTAATCTCATTTCGCAATTGGCACTATGACTCCATTCACAGGCTTATCCCTCCCTCCCAGGCTAGCTGTTTCAAACTCTTACTACTATTCTATGATGGCCCCTTCTACTCCTCCAATTGGAATTAGATTCGGAATCGGATATGCAAATTTCACCCTTCCACTCCAAGGATGCCCAATCCCCTCCTTTCTGCGTCTGCCTGCTTCTTCTTTGCCAACCCCTTCAAGCTTCAACACAGGGACAGGTCAGCCACTTCAATTACCTCCTACTCAGTACTCAACTATTTATTATTCCTTCTATTTCAGATTTTCAGTCCTCTTGTTCTTGTTACTTGTAATGCATATCTGACCCTCAGGTTCTTTTTCTTCCGGAACAGTGCTCCCCCGTTCCACAACCCTAAATGCAAAGACGCTTACATCATTCACAGCGAAACGTAACAGATTCTCTATCCGTACAATTAAAAATAGTTCTTCAGACCCTACTAGcactccctctccctctcctcaaGCACAGGCATGTATCACTATCACTCCATCATTTTTGTCAAGTATGTACTATTTGAAGGAATCAAGGAAGTAAGTAATGATGTGTGCTCACTTTAACTATATTTTTGGATGTTACAGAAGATACCATTTGGATATACAAGGAAAGATGTTCTCTTAATTGGACTGGGAGTTACTTTCCTTGGCATTGCCTTAAAAGCTGGATTAGAGGTACCTTGGTTTCAGTTATTGGATTATACTTCCCCTCTTGTTTTAACATACCATGAGATATGGATTTTCTATAGGCATTCATTTAGGCACTGGGATTAACCTTGGAGTTGCAATTTCTTTTTTGGCAGTTTGTTGGAGTTGATCCACTACAAGCAGGAAACGTGGTTCAACTGGTGCTAGTTCTGGGCCTCACAGTTGGATGGATCTCAACATATATATTCAGAGTTTCAAACAAGGAAATGACATATGCTCAACAACTGCGTGACTATGAAAGCAAAGTGATGGAGGTAACATAATAATATTAACAAGGTTGCTTCTATTGTATAGAATTTAGCCTTAGCCAAGTGTGATAGTTGGTCATGTGGCATTACACACTAAATATTACTTTTACTTTTGTCATTTGTACTTGAAGCCTGAGAGTTTGAGACACATGTTGATATCCAAAAAAGATAAAGGTCTATTAGTCAGAAATATTTTTCCATACATACGTcttaatttgtaatttaggacAGAATCGTCGTTAATCACATTGTTCCTCAACATGACATGCCTCGGAATACTGTTTTCCCAATTTTATTGAGTTATTgtatattattggttattatgttGTGAACAGATTTATTAGTATCACTTAATTACTACCTTACTTTAGGAGATTAGTATATGGaattttttacaaattaattttgaatGTGCAGAAACGGTTAGAGTCCCTAACAGAAGCAGAGCTAGAGGCTCTGCTTGAGGAAATTGAGGAAGAGAAGAGACGCTAAGTTTGTGGGAAGCAGGTAACTtgtttgtatatataataatctGAAATCTTACCACTGTAACTGTAAATGAAACAGAATATTCCAGTCTATATGGTCCCAGTTGATTAGTTCAGTTCAGGAAAAAAAAGGTTAGACAACTTGTTAAAATCAGTGTTCCTTGCCATTGAAGAAAAAACAGATGAAGCAGAGAAGAGCTCGAGATAGAGTCTATAAAAAAAAATGGATTGTTACAACGAGGACTTCTCTTACTTTCTAACTCCTttcatgctctctctctctctctctatatatatatatatatatatatataactgacTGAGGTGCTAATCTTATGCCAAGCATTGGTTGTAGTAAGGTCATTGACATTTAGGATGCCTTTGGAGGAAAGGCTGAGATTGAGAAACATAGACCGGAAGATAAAAACCGAAACTAAACTAAATATTTGTATTATATTTGGTATAAAAGGTATAGAAAAGTTatatcttaatattttatttgattcaagataaatatgaatatgaaataagaatatttacttaattattttcaagtataaaaaaatgttaaaatttcagtttttgtGTTCTAAAATTTCCGTTCTTTGTGTTTTcggtttttagaaatattaaaaggattaaaattttgtgtttcgagactgaaattttaattttagtttttagctaTTAAATACAATACTAAGTCTTAGTATTTtgaaaacaaacactaccttaaATATTTCTTAACTACCTCGTTCAAAGTGAAGCTGTGCCTCCCATCTCTCAGTATTTGCATATTTCTCTCTTTCGCTGAGTGCACTTTTATTCCTCATTCTGGAAAACTCGGAGAGTGCGAGTGCATGTTTCTGTTGAGGTAAACCTCAAAATTATGATGACACTGGGAAATGCCTGCTCACCAGCGCTACTAAATTGAAATACCCAATTGTTATTTGACTGTAAACCAAAATGATTGGTTAGACATGCAGCATGCGCATGTATGTACAAGAGCCATTCACGTGCTGGTGCAGCTTGCACTAGATTCATGAGTCTCTTGTCCATTTTTTCATTGCGTTTGCATATACACAGCAGAACCATTCACGTGCAGGTCTGAGCGTAGGGTGAActtttaaaacaaagaaataaacaaaatcagAAGAGAACGTTGCATAACAGATTTAGCCGTTCTATAACAAGATTAACAAAATTTCTCAATGGTACATAATCAACAGAATTTATCATTTTTGTCTAATATTTgaccaataaaaatatttttattctaaattctaaattttattttttaataatataaaaatagaatattgtcctaaaatatttattaatattgataaaaatatcAGCCTCTTAatatttctcatatatatatatatgtttaaaacattgttatttaaaaaaataaaataaaataaaatattttatactattattgtatcaaaattaattttttataaaaaatgttaaaaaatgttAGCAGTGGTATTACTATTAACCTCGTGAGAGATAGAGTTGGGGAAGGATTCGTTGTGGGGAAAAGAGACTCCATTCTTTTTAAGTATCATCTGATTTACTATTAAAATAGAAATTGatacatatttaataattaaaaagttaagttaattataaaaactaaataCATTTATGAATTTAGTCTGTCTTTCTTTAgccttctttctcttttctcagTTAACACATTTATGAATGCATGCCAATATTTTATTATCCGATT
Coding sequences:
- the LOC112792106 gene encoding uncharacterized protein, translated to MTPFTGLSLPPRLAVSNSYYYSMMAPSTPPIGIRFGIGYANFTLPLQGCPIPSFLRLPASSLPTPSSFNTGTVLPRSTTLNAKTLTSFTAKRNRFSIRTIKNSSSDPTSTPSPSPQAQKIPFGYTRKDVLLIGLGVTFLGIALKAGLEFVGVDPLQAGNVVQLVLVLGLTVGWISTYIFRVSNKEMTYAQQLRDYESKVMEKRLESLTEAELEALLEEIEEEKRR